In one Lachnospiraceae bacterium GAM79 genomic region, the following are encoded:
- the pyrH gene encoding UMP kinase, with protein sequence MEMNRVLLKLSGEALAGEKKQGFDEKTVYDVAGQVKKILDKGIQLCVVIGGGNFWRGRTSENMDRVKADSIGMLATVMNCIYTADAFRVFGIKSHIMTPFACGTMTELFNRDKAVKYMEQGEVVFFAGGIGHPYFSTDMATVLMAVEVKADVVLSAKAIDGVYDSDPKTNPNAKKYDSMQMKDIVDNKLGVIDLASAVLAMENKMPMMLFGLNGEDSIVKAVTGGFTGTYVNV encoded by the coding sequence ATGGAAATGAACAGAGTGTTATTGAAACTTAGTGGAGAAGCACTTGCCGGAGAAAAAAAGCAGGGCTTTGATGAAAAGACTGTATATGATGTTGCCGGACAGGTGAAGAAGATTCTGGATAAGGGAATCCAGCTTTGTGTAGTAATCGGTGGTGGTAATTTCTGGCGTGGCAGAACCTCAGAAAATATGGATCGTGTAAAAGCAGATTCAATCGGCATGCTTGCAACTGTTATGAACTGTATCTATACCGCAGATGCTTTTCGTGTATTCGGAATCAAATCACATATCATGACCCCATTTGCATGTGGAACAATGACAGAGCTGTTCAACCGTGATAAAGCTGTAAAATATATGGAGCAGGGAGAAGTTGTTTTCTTTGCCGGAGGAATCGGACATCCGTATTTCTCAACAGATATGGCAACTGTTCTTATGGCGGTTGAAGTAAAGGCAGATGTAGTCTTATCTGCAAAAGCAATTGACGGCGTATATGACAGTGATCCTAAGACAAATCCAAATGCAAAGAAATATGACAGCATGCAAATGAAAGACATTGTTGATAATAAGCTTGGAGTTATCGATCTTGCATCTGCAGTTCTTGCAATGGAAAACAAAATGCCGATGATGTTATTCGGCTTAAATGGTGAAGACAGTATTGTAAAGGCCGTTACCGGTGGCTTTACAGGGACATATGTGAACGTATAA
- the frr gene encoding ribosome recycling factor has product MLTQYEEKMTKTVENLEGEYATIRAGRANPNILNKIKVEYYGVPTPMQQLANITVPEARTLMIAPWEPSLVKAIEKAILNSDLGLTPNNDGKNIILNFPELTEERRKEIVKDIKKKGENAKVAIRNVRRDANDAIKKMEKAGDISEDELKTNEDKIQKMTDKYVGLIDKAIEKKSTEILTV; this is encoded by the coding sequence ATGTTGACACAGTACGAAGAGAAAATGACGAAGACAGTTGAAAACCTGGAAGGGGAATATGCTACGATCCGTGCAGGACGTGCCAACCCTAACATTTTAAATAAGATCAAGGTAGAATATTATGGTGTACCGACACCGATGCAGCAGCTTGCAAATATCACCGTCCCGGAAGCAAGAACGCTGATGATCGCACCATGGGAGCCATCACTGGTAAAGGCAATCGAGAAGGCGATCCTGAATTCAGATCTTGGGCTGACACCAAACAATGACGGTAAGAACATCATCCTGAATTTCCCTGAACTGACAGAGGAAAGAAGAAAAGAGATCGTTAAGGATATTAAGAAAAAAGGTGAGAATGCAAAAGTTGCTATCCGTAATGTCAGAAGAGATGCAAACGATGCGATCAAGAAGATGGAGAAAGCCGGAGATATCTCAGAGGATGAATTAAAGACAAACGAGGATAAGATCCAGAAGATGACAGACAAGTATGTTGGTCTGATCGATAAGGCTATTGAGAAGAAATCAACAGAGATCTTAACTGTTTAA
- a CDS encoding isoprenyl transferase: MNKEINGEMINIPEHVAIIMDGNGRWAKKRLMPRTYGHSEGAKAIERTCENADELGIKYLTVYAFSTENWKRSVEEVSTIMNIFRKYLVDSIERSNRNNMRVRIIGKREDLPEDIVEKMYNLEKATANNTGLQFSVAINYGGRDEITRAVRQIASDCMAGKLSPDAVTEDTVSSYLDTKELTDPDLLIRTSGELRTSNFLPWQIAYSEFYFTDVLWPDFDMDELVNACRYYSHRDRRYGGVK; the protein is encoded by the coding sequence ATGAATAAAGAAATAAATGGAGAAATGATCAATATTCCTGAGCATGTTGCGATCATCATGGATGGAAACGGAAGATGGGCGAAGAAACGACTGATGCCAAGAACCTATGGACATTCAGAGGGCGCAAAGGCAATCGAGCGAACATGCGAGAATGCAGATGAACTTGGGATTAAATACCTGACTGTATACGCATTTTCTACCGAGAACTGGAAACGTTCAGTAGAGGAAGTATCTACGATCATGAATATTTTCCGCAAGTATCTGGTTGACAGCATCGAGCGATCCAATCGGAATAACATGCGTGTAAGGATCATCGGTAAGCGCGAGGATCTTCCGGAGGATATCGTGGAGAAGATGTATAATCTGGAGAAAGCTACAGCAAATAATACAGGACTTCAGTTTTCTGTAGCGATTAACTATGGCGGACGGGATGAGATCACAAGAGCGGTCAGACAGATTGCATCCGACTGTATGGCTGGAAAGCTATCACCGGATGCGGTTACAGAGGATACAGTCAGTTCCTACCTTGATACAAAGGAACTGACGGATCCGGATCTGTTGATTCGTACCAGCGGAGAGCTTCGGACATCGAATTTTCTTCCATGGCAGATCGCATATTCGGAATTTTATTTTACGGATGTGTTATGGCCGGACTTTGATATGGACGAGCTGGTCAATGCATGCCGGTATTACAGTCATAGAGACCGTCGGTATGGCGGGGTAAAATAA
- a CDS encoding phosphatidate cytidylyltransferase has translation MFKQRAISAVILVIIAAITLYFGGALTCLVMCAVSLIGVMELLRIYGLNKKGLGYAAYGATVFYYALLYFDLHQFILPLIAVYMLVILAIYVLTYPNYKDKEIMAAFFAFVYVGVMLSYVYLIRDMKHGLILVLLIFVSSWGNDTCAYLVGRAIGKHKMSPILSPKKSIEGLIGGIVGAGILGVVFGLIYNHFMQVAHSVWIFALIGAVCALPAVIGDLAASAIKRNNDIKDYGKLIPGHGGILDRFDSIIFTAPIMYYLILYLL, from the coding sequence ATGTTTAAACAACGGGCAATCAGTGCAGTGATCCTGGTGATCATTGCAGCAATCACACTTTATTTTGGCGGAGCACTTACATGTCTGGTAATGTGTGCGGTTTCGCTGATCGGTGTGATGGAGTTACTTCGTATATATGGGCTGAACAAGAAAGGACTTGGATATGCAGCTTACGGTGCAACGGTTTTTTATTATGCATTGTTGTATTTTGACCTGCATCAGTTTATATTACCGCTGATCGCGGTTTATATGCTGGTCATCCTTGCAATCTATGTGCTCACATATCCGAATTACAAAGATAAAGAGATCATGGCGGCATTTTTTGCATTTGTATATGTAGGTGTAATGTTGTCGTATGTGTATCTCATACGAGATATGAAACATGGACTGATTCTTGTTCTGCTGATCTTTGTCAGCTCCTGGGGTAATGATACCTGTGCCTATCTGGTCGGACGTGCGATCGGTAAGCACAAGATGTCACCGATCTTAAGCCCGAAGAAGAGTATCGAGGGCCTGATCGGCGGAATCGTTGGAGCAGGAATATTAGGTGTTGTATTTGGTTTGATTTATAATCATTTCATGCAGGTTGCACATTCTGTATGGATATTTGCATTGATCGGAGCTGTATGTGCGTTGCCTGCAGTTATCGGGGATCTGGCGGCTTCTGCAATCAAGAGAAATAATGATATCAAAGATTATGGCAAGCTGATACCGGGACATGGCGGAATCCTTGACCGGTTTGACAGTATTATATTTACAGCACCAATTATGTATTATCTTATATTATATTTGTTGTAA
- the dxr gene encoding 1-deoxy-D-xylulose-5-phosphate reductoisomerase translates to MKHVAIIGSTGSIGTQTLEIARWNQDIKICALSAGRNIDLLEKQAREFRPEIVGLWDEKLADELKDRLKDMDIRVVSGMDGLIEIAEYKTSDILVTAIVGMIGIRPTVAAIKAGKDIALANKETLVTAGHIIMPLAKEKGVSILPVDSEHSAIFQSLQGNTHDSIEKILLTASGGPFRGKSREFLKHVKLEDALKHPNWSMGRKITIDSATMVNKGLEVIEAKWLFDVAPENIQVVIQPQSIIHSMVEYKDGAVIAQLGTPDMKLPIQYALFYPERRYMPGDRLDFTKLSSIVIETPDMDTFLGLRYAYEAIGIGGSMPTVFNAANEYAVKQFLDRKIDFLDIYDIIRASMDHHNLIENPDIDEILATEQEVYEFIESGC, encoded by the coding sequence ATGAAACATGTAGCTATCATTGGATCCACAGGATCTATAGGAACACAGACACTTGAGATCGCAAGATGGAATCAGGATATAAAAATCTGTGCTTTATCAGCAGGAAGAAACATAGACTTATTAGAGAAGCAGGCGAGAGAGTTCCGACCGGAGATCGTTGGTCTGTGGGATGAGAAGCTGGCAGATGAATTAAAAGATCGTCTGAAGGATATGGATATCCGTGTCGTATCAGGCATGGATGGGCTGATCGAGATTGCAGAATACAAGACATCGGATATATTAGTTACCGCTATTGTAGGAATGATCGGTATCCGCCCGACTGTGGCAGCGATTAAAGCGGGAAAAGATATTGCCCTTGCAAATAAAGAAACTCTGGTTACAGCGGGACATATCATTATGCCGCTTGCAAAGGAAAAAGGAGTATCAATCCTTCCGGTTGACAGTGAACATTCGGCAATCTTCCAGTCATTGCAGGGAAATACACATGATTCCATTGAAAAAATTCTGTTGACAGCATCCGGTGGACCATTTCGTGGCAAGAGCAGAGAGTTTTTAAAGCATGTGAAATTAGAGGACGCATTAAAGCATCCAAACTGGAGCATGGGAAGAAAAATCACCATTGATTCAGCAACGATGGTAAATAAAGGGCTGGAAGTTATTGAAGCAAAATGGTTATTTGATGTAGCCCCGGAAAATATTCAGGTTGTGATCCAGCCGCAGAGTATCATTCATTCTATGGTAGAATATAAAGATGGAGCAGTGATCGCACAGCTCGGTACGCCGGATATGAAGCTGCCGATCCAGTATGCGCTGTTCTATCCGGAACGAAGATACATGCCGGGAGATCGTCTTGACTTTACGAAGCTTTCATCGATTGTGATCGAGACACCGGATATGGATACCTTTCTTGGGTTACGATATGCATATGAGGCAATCGGGATCGGCGGTTCGATGCCTACAGTATTCAATGCGGCAAATGAATATGCAGTAAAGCAGTTCTTAGACAGAAAAATCGATTTTCTTGATATCTATGATATCATCCGTGCATCCATGGATCATCATAATTTGATTGAAAATCCTGATATAGATGAGATTCTTGCAACCGAGCAGGAAGTATATGAATTTATTGAAAGTGGGTGTTAG
- a CDS encoding site-2 protease family protein — protein sequence MNIILIILVFGVIIFFHELGHFIVAKINHITVKEFSMGFGPKLFQFHKKETQYTLRLIPLGGYCMMLSEDDEENENDENSFEKKSIWARMAVVLAGPAMNFVIAFLFSMVIIHFCGSDPAIIGAVYNKDNIEKYQIKNAEEYFNGVYPAEEAGISDGDRVLKIEGSTVKNFRELQIYLQIYGDGSPIDLTLEKEDGTVYDTTVYPAKTPDGYKIGIMSVGYQLPKNFGELCKYSAYETRYWVKATFLSLKLIVTRQVSSDEVSGPVGVAKNMNDTFNEAAKSSVLDLFLNWMNYIVLLSANLGVMNLLPIPGLDGGRFIFLLIEAVTRKKVPKDKENIVTLIGFVLVMLLMVVILFNDIKNVFFH from the coding sequence TTGAATATCATATTAATCATACTAGTCTTTGGTGTCATCATTTTCTTTCATGAGCTGGGACATTTTATCGTAGCAAAGATCAATCATATCACAGTAAAAGAGTTTTCGATGGGATTCGGACCGAAGCTATTTCAGTTTCATAAGAAAGAAACACAGTATACGCTGCGGCTGATTCCGCTTGGCGGCTATTGTATGATGCTCAGCGAAGATGATGAAGAAAACGAAAATGATGAGAATTCCTTTGAGAAGAAATCCATCTGGGCAAGAATGGCGGTTGTACTTGCAGGACCTGCCATGAACTTCGTGATCGCATTTTTATTTTCCATGGTGATCATTCATTTCTGTGGAAGTGATCCTGCGATCATAGGAGCAGTATACAATAAAGATAATATTGAAAAATACCAGATCAAAAATGCCGAGGAATATTTTAATGGTGTATATCCGGCGGAAGAAGCCGGGATATCAGATGGCGACCGGGTATTGAAAATCGAGGGAAGCACGGTTAAGAATTTCCGTGAGTTACAGATCTACCTTCAGATTTATGGAGATGGTTCACCGATCGATCTGACACTTGAGAAAGAAGACGGAACGGTCTATGATACGACGGTATATCCGGCAAAGACACCGGATGGCTATAAGATCGGAATAATGAGTGTCGGTTATCAGCTCCCGAAGAACTTTGGAGAGCTTTGTAAATATTCTGCTTATGAGACCAGATACTGGGTAAAAGCAACCTTCTTAAGTCTGAAGCTGATCGTTACCCGTCAGGTAAGTTCGGATGAAGTATCCGGCCCGGTCGGAGTAGCGAAGAACATGAACGATACCTTCAATGAGGCAGCAAAGAGCAGTGTGCTCGATCTGTTCTTAAACTGGATGAATTATATCGTACTGCTGTCGGCAAACCTTGGCGTTATGAACCTGCTGCCGATACCGGGCTTGGATGGAGGACGATTTATCTTCCTGTTAATTGAAGCAGTAACGAGAAAGAAGGTTCCGAAGGATAAGGAGAATATCGTGACGCTGATCGGATTTGTTCTGGTTATGCTGTTGATGGTTGTGATATTATTTAACGATATCAAGAACGTATTCTTTCATTAG
- the ispG gene encoding flavodoxin-dependent (E)-4-hydroxy-3-methylbut-2-enyl-diphosphate synthase: MYRDHTKVIKIGDRVIGGGNPILIQSMTNTKTSDIDATVAQILKLEKAGCDIIRSTVNDDAAAAAIPAIKKQIHIPLVADIHFDYRLAIAAAEAGADKIRINPGNIGGKDKLAQVVAVCKERNIPIRVGVNSGSLEKELVEKYHGVTAEGIVESALDKVHMIEDCGYDNMVISIKSSDVMMCVKAHELIADQTNYPLHVGITESGTVMSGNIKSSVGLGIILHEGIGDTIRVSLTGDPVNEIMTAKMILKTLGLRTGGIELVSCPTCGRTEIDLIGLAEQVEKLVADYDHLNIKVAVMGCVVNGPGEAKEADLGIAGGKGCGILIKKGQIIKKIDEKDILSTLKYELDNWSE, encoded by the coding sequence ATGTACAGAGATCATACAAAAGTTATCAAGATAGGAGACCGGGTGATCGGTGGTGGGAATCCGATCCTGATCCAGTCGATGACAAATACAAAAACCAGTGATATAGATGCTACAGTTGCACAGATCTTAAAACTTGAAAAGGCAGGCTGTGACATCATCAGAAGCACCGTAAATGATGATGCGGCAGCGGCAGCGATCCCTGCGATCAAGAAACAGATCCATATTCCGCTGGTTGCAGACATTCATTTTGATTACCGTCTGGCGATCGCAGCGGCTGAGGCGGGAGCAGATAAGATCCGTATCAATCCGGGTAATATCGGTGGTAAGGATAAGCTGGCACAGGTAGTAGCGGTATGTAAGGAACGGAATATACCGATCCGTGTCGGTGTAAACAGCGGTTCCCTTGAAAAAGAATTAGTTGAAAAATACCATGGCGTGACAGCGGAAGGAATCGTTGAGAGTGCGTTGGATAAGGTTCATATGATCGAAGACTGCGGATATGACAATATGGTCATCAGTATTAAATCTTCCGATGTTATGATGTGTGTAAAAGCACATGAGCTGATCGCAGATCAGACGAATTATCCGCTGCATGTGGGTATCACGGAATCCGGTACGGTTATGAGCGGTAATATCAAATCCTCCGTAGGACTTGGTATTATCCTGCATGAGGGAATCGGAGATACGATCCGTGTATCCTTAACAGGGGATCCGGTCAATGAGATCATGACAGCAAAGATGATCTTAAAGACGCTTGGACTCCGTACAGGAGGAATCGAACTTGTGTCCTGCCCGACCTGTGGAAGAACGGAGATTGATCTGATCGGACTGGCAGAACAGGTAGAAAAGCTGGTTGCCGATTATGATCATCTGAATATCAAGGTTGCTGTTATGGGCTGTGTTGTAAACGGACCGGGCGAAGCAAAGGAAGCAGATCTTGGAATTGCGGGCGGAAAAGGCTGCGGTATCCTGATCAAAAAAGGCCAGATCATAAAGAAGATCGACGAGAAAGATATATTATCAACATTAAAGTACGAGTTAGATAACTGGAGTGAATAG
- a CDS encoding PolC-type DNA polymerase III — protein sequence MPVEAKLFFEVFPELNMDKELSSLFEDTMIEKVVMKQAERQLIISLLSKHLISRPKIVQVEDIICGHLFRGRGYKVIIDDRYELSSQYNTRTLTEVYKDSILYDVEKISHVGYRLLKRAEWYYADDIITLAMEDSKLSKSHSIGIKKYLEETYKKRFGMDIKVGFDYTESDKEMLRRANEQKMKLEIEAILSNVHEDADLTLDGKSVDKKKLVGEGKKDAPAEKKAPAQDEKPKETFAARRKKYTSNDPDVFYGRDCEGELVKISTLVDGIGEVCIHGQLIKMEEKVLRNGKTLFICNITDFEDTIAFKIFASEDDAPVYKDELKEGSFYRLKGVPLYDTFSKELNIASVRGIKHIPDFRVPRVDTSLEKRVELHMHTVMSEMDSVVDIEKIVKRANDWGHPAIAITDHGVAQAFPIAAHAKGMKDGFKLIFGCEGYFVDDLKNLVINPKGQDLNTEYIVFDIETTGLSQKKNKIIEIGAVKVKDGEEIDRFSEFINPEEPIPYSIEQLTSITDEMVMHAPTVDVILPKFLEFCGDDIVVAHNAAFDTGFIKKNAKDLGMKFDNTIMDTMTLSHVLLPELGKFTLDRVCKALNVKNEHHHRAVDDANATAKIFVKLYEMLVERGVKTVEDVNELGSASDDTIKKGRTYHGIILAKNEIGRVNLYRLISEAHVRYFNRRPRMPMSMINKYREGLILGSACEAGELFRAVVDDAPDEEIARLVNFFDYLEIQPIGNNEFMTRKKENPCTIEDLQNYNKRIVELGRLFNKPVVATCDVHFLDPEDSIYRAIIMKSKGFEDAVNQPPLYFRTTEEMLAEFEYLGSEKAREVVITNTNLIADMVEYMDPVRPDKAPPIIENSDETLTNICYEKAHKIYGPDLPEVVVERLERELHSIISNGFAVMYIIAQKLVWDSNDHGYLVGSRGSVGSSFVATMAGITEVNPLSAHYICPECHFVDFDSELVKSYSGMSGCDMPDRDCPRCGHPLIKEGHDIPFETFLGFKGDKEPDIDLNFSGEYQSCAHAYTEVLFGKGKAFRAGTVTTVADKTAYGYVYNYFKDLAKDEARAEATAMGDLTQKEIEKYVDEKAIVTKRSCEMERLAIGCTGVKRSTGQHPGGMIVLPRHEEIYSFTPIQKPANDMTTDVVTSHFEYHSIDHNLLKLDILGHDDPTMIRRLEDLTGLDATTIRLDDPDVMALFHGTESLHITPEDINGIPLGSLGVPEFGTDFAMQMLIDANPQNFSDLVRIAGLAHGTDVWLGNAQELIKSGQCTISTAICCRDDIMVYLIHMGLESGTAFQIMENVRKGNVAKGKCAKWEEWKEDMKAHGVPDWYIWSCQKIKYMFPKAHAAAYVMMAWRIAYFKVNYPLQYYAAFFSIRASAFSYEMMCFGKEKVLYHINMIQSIDKNKRTAKDEDKLKDLKLVLEMYARGFEFMPIDIYVADDIRFQVIDGKIMPSLASIEGMGEKAAKQLKDAACKGRFISKEDLQAHSKIGKSAIDKLSELGILDGMPDTNQLTFDFV from the coding sequence GTGCCGGTAGAAGCAAAATTATTTTTTGAAGTATTTCCTGAACTGAATATGGATAAAGAGCTGTCTTCCCTGTTTGAGGATACGATGATCGAAAAGGTGGTAATGAAGCAGGCAGAACGCCAGCTTATTATCAGCCTGCTGTCGAAGCACCTGATCAGCCGCCCGAAGATTGTACAGGTGGAAGATATCATTTGCGGACATTTATTTCGTGGACGTGGTTATAAGGTCATCATTGATGACCGTTATGAGCTGTCTTCCCAGTACAATACCAGAACCTTAACAGAGGTATATAAGGACAGTATCTTGTATGATGTCGAGAAGATCAGTCATGTTGGATATCGTTTATTAAAGCGGGCAGAATGGTATTATGCAGATGATATTATCACGCTTGCGATGGAAGACAGTAAGCTTTCAAAGAGCCATTCAATCGGGATCAAAAAATATCTGGAGGAGACCTATAAGAAACGGTTCGGTATGGATATCAAGGTCGGTTTTGATTATACGGAATCTGATAAAGAGATGCTCCGCCGTGCAAATGAACAGAAGATGAAGCTTGAGATCGAGGCAATCTTAAGTAATGTACATGAGGATGCGGATCTGACCTTGGATGGTAAATCAGTAGATAAAAAGAAGCTGGTCGGAGAAGGCAAGAAGGATGCTCCGGCTGAAAAGAAAGCACCTGCACAGGACGAAAAGCCGAAGGAGACATTTGCCGCCAGAAGGAAGAAATATACCTCGAATGATCCGGATGTATTCTATGGCAGAGACTGCGAAGGGGAACTGGTAAAGATTTCTACATTAGTAGATGGTATCGGTGAAGTCTGTATTCATGGCCAGTTGATCAAGATGGAAGAAAAGGTTCTCCGAAATGGTAAGACTTTATTCATCTGCAATATTACGGATTTTGAAGATACGATCGCATTTAAGATATTTGCATCAGAGGATGATGCGCCGGTTTATAAGGATGAGTTAAAAGAAGGAAGCTTCTATCGGTTAAAGGGTGTGCCGTTATACGATACTTTTTCCAAGGAGTTAAATATTGCATCTGTGCGTGGTATCAAGCATATACCGGATTTCCGTGTGCCAAGAGTTGACACATCACTTGAAAAACGTGTGGAATTACATATGCATACGGTTATGAGCGAGATGGACAGTGTTGTTGATATCGAGAAGATCGTGAAACGTGCAAATGACTGGGGACACCCGGCGATTGCAATCACGGATCACGGCGTTGCACAGGCGTTCCCGATCGCAGCACATGCAAAGGGTATGAAGGATGGCTTTAAACTGATCTTTGGCTGTGAGGGATATTTTGTCGATGACCTGAAGAATCTGGTCATCAATCCCAAAGGACAGGATCTGAATACAGAATATATCGTATTCGATATCGAGACGACCGGTCTTAGTCAGAAGAAGAATAAGATCATAGAGATCGGAGCTGTAAAGGTAAAAGATGGAGAGGAGATCGATCGTTTCTCGGAATTTATCAATCCGGAAGAACCGATCCCTTATAGTATAGAGCAGTTGACTTCCATTACAGATGAGATGGTTATGCATGCACCGACCGTCGACGTGATCCTGCCGAAGTTTTTGGAATTCTGTGGTGATGATATCGTTGTTGCACATAATGCAGCATTTGATACCGGATTCATCAAGAAAAATGCCAAAGATCTTGGAATGAAATTCGATAATACGATCATGGATACCATGACACTCAGCCATGTGTTATTGCCGGAGCTTGGTAAGTTTACACTGGATCGTGTCTGTAAGGCGTTAAATGTAAAAAATGAACATCATCACCGTGCTGTTGATGATGCAAATGCAACCGCAAAAATTTTCGTAAAATTATATGAGATGTTAGTGGAACGTGGCGTAAAGACGGTGGAGGATGTAAATGAATTAGGTTCTGCATCGGATGATACGATCAAAAAAGGCAGAACATATCATGGCATCATTCTGGCAAAAAATGAGATCGGCCGTGTGAATCTGTATCGTCTGATTTCTGAAGCGCATGTCAGATACTTCAACCGCAGACCGCGTATGCCTATGAGCATGATCAATAAATACAGAGAAGGACTGATCTTAGGTTCTGCCTGTGAAGCAGGTGAGCTGTTCCGTGCGGTCGTAGATGATGCACCGGATGAAGAAATTGCAAGACTTGTTAATTTCTTTGATTATCTGGAGATACAGCCGATCGGAAATAACGAGTTTATGACCAGAAAGAAGGAGAATCCTTGTACGATCGAGGATCTTCAGAATTATAATAAGCGTATCGTGGAGCTTGGACGATTATTTAATAAGCCGGTTGTTGCAACCTGTGATGTCCATTTCCTTGATCCGGAAGACAGTATCTATCGTGCGATCATCATGAAAAGTAAAGGTTTTGAGGATGCAGTTAATCAGCCTCCGCTTTATTTCAGAACGACGGAAGAAATGTTGGCGGAATTCGAATATCTGGGAAGTGAGAAAGCCAGAGAGGTTGTTATCACGAATACAAATCTGATCGCGGATATGGTGGAATATATGGACCCGGTTCGACCGGATAAAGCACCGCCTATCATCGAGAATTCAGATGAGACACTTACGAATATCTGTTATGAAAAGGCTCATAAGATCTATGGACCGGATCTGCCGGAGGTCGTTGTAGAACGACTGGAACGTGAGTTACATTCCATTATATCAAATGGATTTGCCGTTATGTATATCATTGCACAGAAGCTTGTGTGGGATTCCAACGATCATGGCTATCTGGTTGGTTCCAGAGGATCTGTAGGTTCTTCCTTCGTAGCAACGATGGCAGGTATCACAGAGGTAAATCCGTTGTCGGCACATTATATTTGTCCGGAGTGTCATTTTGTTGATTTTGATTCCGAGCTTGTAAAATCATATTCCGGTATGTCGGGATGTGATATGCCGGATCGTGACTGCCCTCGATGCGGTCATCCACTGATCAAAGAGGGACACGATATTCCGTTTGAAACCTTCCTTGGATTCAAAGGAGATAAGGAGCCGGATATCGATCTGAACTTCTCCGGTGAATATCAGTCATGTGCACATGCTTACACAGAAGTATTATTCGGTAAGGGTAAGGCATTCCGTGCAGGAACTGTAACAACGGTAGCAGATAAGACAGCGTATGGTTATGTATATAATTACTTCAAAGATCTTGCAAAGGATGAAGCGAGAGCAGAAGCTACGGCAATGGGAGATCTGACCCAGAAGGAGATCGAGAAATATGTCGATGAAAAGGCTATCGTCACGAAACGAAGCTGTGAGATGGAACGTCTGGCAATCGGCTGTACCGGCGTTAAGCGTTCGACCGGACAGCATCCGGGTGGTATGATCGTTCTTCCAAGGCATGAGGAGATCTATTCCTTCACACCAATCCAGAAGCCGGCAAATGATATGACGACGGATGTCGTAACATCTCATTTCGAGTACCATTCGATCGATCATAACCTGTTGAAGCTTGATATTCTCGGTCATGATGATCCTACGATGATCCGAAGACTGGAGGATCTGACCGGTCTTGATGCAACCACGATCCGGTTAGATGATCCTGATGTTATGGCGTTGTTCCATGGAACAGAAAGTCTTCATATTACACCGGAGGATATCAATGGCATTCCGCTTGGCAGTCTGGGTGTGCCGGAGTTCGGTACGGATTTCGCCATGCAGATGTTAATTGATGCAAATCCACAGAACTTCTCGGATCTGGTGCGAATCGCAGGTCTGGCGCATGGTACGGATGTATGGCTTGGAAATGCACAGGAGCTGATCAAATCCGGTCAGTGTACGATCTCGACCGCAATCTGTTGTCGAGATGATATCATGGTATATCTGATCCATATGGGCCTGGAATCCGGTACAGCGTTCCAGATCATGGAGAATGTCCGAAAAGGTAACGTAGCTAAAGGCAAATGTGCAAAATGGGAAGAATGGAAAGAGGATATGAAGGCACATGGTGTACCGGACTGGTATATCTGGTCGTGCCAGAAGATCAAATACATGTTCCCGAAAGCCCATGCGGCGGCTTACGTTATGATGGCGTGGAGAATTGCATATTTTAAGGTGAATTATCCGCTTCAGTATTATGCAGCGTTTTTCAGTATCCGTGCATCAGCCTTCAGTTACGAGATGATGTGCTTTGGAAAAGAAAAGGTACTGTATCATATCAATATGATACAGAGTATTGATAAGAATAAACGAACCGCAAAGGATGAAGATAAGTTAAAGGATCTGAAGCTGGTTCTTGAGATGTATGCGAGAGGTTTTGAGTTCATGCCGATCGATATCTATGTGGCGGATGATATCCGTTTTCAGGTAATAGACGGTAAGATCATGCCGTCACTGGCTTCCATTGAAGGAATGGGAGAGAAAGCTGCAAAGCAGTTGAAGGATGCAGCCTGCAAAGGCAGGTTTATCTCAAAGGAAGATCTGCAGGCTCATTCTAAGATTGGAAAGAGTGCGATCGACAAGCTGTCAGAGCTTGGCATCTTAGACGGTATGCCGGATACCAACCAGCTTACCTTTGACTTTGTATAA